The following are from one region of the Corylus avellana chromosome ca1, CavTom2PMs-1.0 genome:
- the LOC132177990 gene encoding protein DETOXIFICATION 46, chloroplastic-like isoform X1, giving the protein MQLKTLIARPSHTPLFQNPTQRPLSLFPRFHPPFFPSNLSLSSTLKSRRNRITTACINPSEELIDNDPKISGESDGDIVSVSEKLLGVVEGGESGSEEGQSIWNQMVEIVKFSGPATGLWICGPLMSLIDTVVIGQGSSIELAALGPATVLCDNLSYVFMFLSIATSNMVATSLARKDKNEVQHHISNLLFIGLTCGCLMLLFTKFFGSWALTAFTGPKNAHVVPAANTYVQIRGLAWPAILIGWVAQSASLGMKDSWGPLKALAVASVVNGIGDIVLCSFLGYGIAGAAWATMASQVIAGYMMLETLNKKGYNAFAISVPSPHELLTVFGLAAPVFVTMMSKVAFFSLLTYFATSVGTHTMAAHQVMVQTFLTCTVWGEPLSQTAQSFMPELIYGARRNLEKAQMLLKSLVIIGAILGLLLGIVGTCVPWLFPKIYTHDQNVIQEMHKVLIPFFLALAITPPTLCLEGTLLAGRDLKFISLSMSGCFSFCALLLLLVNSRGYGLPGCWFGLVAFQWARFFLSLRRLLSPNGILDSDDSSQYNLEKLKAT; this is encoded by the exons atgcaattgaaAACCCTAATAGCTCGCCCTTCTCACACCCCTCTCTTCCAAAACCCCACTCAAAGACCACTCTCTCTTTTCCCTCGCTTTCACCCCCCTTTTTTCCCTTCAAATTTGTCACTCTCTTCGACGCTGAAAAGTCGTCGAAATCGGATAACGACCGCTTGCATTAACCCTAGCGAAGAACTCATCGATAATGACCCCAAAATCTCTGGCGAAAGCGATGGCGATATCGTTTCGGTTTCGGAAAAGCTGTTGGGGGTTGTGGAGGGAGGGGAATCGGGGAGTGAAGAGGGACAGAGTATTTGGAACCAGATGGTGGAGATTGTGAAATTCAGTGGACCAGCCACGGGGCTCTGGATTTGCGGTCCCTTGATGAGTCTGATTGACACCGTGGTGATCGGCCAGGGTAGCTCTATTGAGCTCGCTGCTTTAG GCCCGGCAACGGTTTTATGCGATAATTTAAGTTATGTTTTCATGTTCCTTTCGATTGCTACTTCGAATATGGTTGCTACTTCCCTTGCCAGAAAG GATAAAAATGAAGTGCAGCATCACATATCTAACTTGCTCTTTATTGGGTTGACTTGTGGCTGCTTGATGCTTTTGTTTACGAAGTTCTTTGGTTCATGGGCACTGACTG CTTTTACTGGACCAAAGAACGCACATGTTGTACCTGCAGCAAACACATATGTTCAG ATTCGAGGCTTAGCATGGCCTGCAATTCTCATTGGATGGGTTGCTCAAAGTGCAAG TCTTGGCATGAAAGATTCCTGGGGACCTTTAAAGGCTTTGGCGGTTGCTAGTGTTGTAAATGGCATTGGTGATATAGTCCTGTGCAGCTTCTTAGGCTATGGTATTGCTGGTGCAGCATGGGCTACAATGGCTTCTCAG GTTATTGCAGGTTATATGATGCTTGAAACTCTGAACAAGAAAGGATACAACGCTTTTGCTATCTCTGTTCCATCACCTCATGAACTTCTAACAGTATTTGGGCTTGCTGCTCCAGTGTTTGTAACAATGATGTCAAAG GTGGCTTTCTTTTCCCTCCTTACATATTTTGCCACATCTGTGGGCACACACACCATGGCCGCTCATCAG GTCATGGTTCAAACGTTCTTGACGTGTACAGTATGGGGTGAACCTCTATCTCAGACTGCACAATCATTTATGCCAGAGTTAATATATGGAGCCCGTCGAAATTTAGAAAAG GCTCAAATGCTGCTAAAGTCACTTGTCATCATTGGAGCAATACTTGGGTTGCTATTAGGGATTGTTGGAACATGTGTTCCTTGGTTGTTTCCCAAAATCTATACACATGATCAGAATGTCATACAGGAG ATGCACAAGGTTCTCATTCCATTCTTTCTTGCATTAGCTATCACACCCCCAACTCTCTGCCTTGAGGGAACATTGCTG GCTGGACGAGATCTTAAATTTATTAGCTTATCAATGAGCGgatgcttttctttttgtgcaCTACTCCTACTG CTTGTAAACAGTAGAGGATATGGTTTGCCTGGCTGCTGGTTCGGACTTGTAGCATTTCAATGG gcTCGATTTTTCCTATCTCTTCGGCGCCTTCTTTCTCCGAATGGCATTCTTGACTCTGATGATTCGAGTCAGTATAATTTGGAAAAGCTGAAAGCTACCTAG
- the LOC132170563 gene encoding protein FAR1-RELATED SEQUENCE 1-like, producing MYTPVIFEKIHDEYDYASVTIIKHCSESQFMHEYIVALYEKDKEYKVIFNRDNKIISCSCMKFETFGILYCHALKVFDLLNIKIIPDTYILKRWTREAKSGHIYVKTRNVEEDVNLNVAQRYRKLCPRVVKVVAEAADNDEAYAVVEGMLEEMEKHVQDIKNSSTTDNEAHMSLPNSNETAIHTPYVENLLETVKGIKKKEGWKCGKRFRSWVENQSKNNTKITTKNNVGEKFFQEINCSLNIQDGNSTSHAKCYSRQRIEQVPYSVPMITSEEPFGDRPETGFIEFLQVTDGFNLTPTPPVDSANTNMNLRNFLSK from the exons ATGTATACTCCTgtgatatttgaaaaaattcatGATGAATATGACTATGCATCAGTAACGATAATAAAACATTGTAGTGAGAGTCAGTTTATGCATGAATATATTGTTGCACTTTATGAGAAAGACAAGGAGTATAAAGTAATTTTCAACCGTGACAATAAGATAATCTCATGTAGTTGCATGAAGTTCGAAACATTTGGAATTTTGTATTGCCATGCTTTGAAAGTTTTTGACTTGCTTAATATTAAGATAATTCCTGATACATACATTTTGAAGAGGTGGACAAGAGAAGCAAAGAGTGGGCATATCTATGTTAAGACCAGAAATGTGGAAGAGGATGTGAATTTAAATGTTGCACAACGATATAGAAAATTGTGTCCAAGGGTGGTAAAAGTAGTCGCTGAAGCAGCTGACAATGATGAGGCATATGCTGTTGTAGAGGGAATGTTAGAGGAAATGGAAAAACATGTTcaagatataaaaaattcaagtacTACTGATAATGAAGCTCACATGTCATTGCCAAATAGCAATGAAACTGCGATTCATACCCCATATGTTGAGAATTTACTTGAAACAGTTAAAGGGATCAAAAAGAAGGAAGGTTGGAAATGTGGAAAACGATTTAGAAGTTGGGTTGAGAATCAGTCAAAGAATAAcacaaaaattacaacaaagaaTAATGTTGGGGAAAAGTTCTTTCAG GAAATTAATTGTTCTCTCAACATTCAGGATGGTAACTCTACCTCACATGCAAAATGTTATTCTCGTCAG CGAATTGAGCAAGTGCCTTATTCAGTACCAATGATAACATCTGAAGAACCATTTGGAGATAGACCTGAAACTGGTTTCATTGAATTTCTACAG GTAACTGATGGATTCAATCTTACACCAACACCTCCTGTTGATAGTGCAAATACAAATATGAATCTCAGGAATTTCCTTAGTAAGTAA
- the LOC132177990 gene encoding protein DETOXIFICATION 46, chloroplastic-like isoform X4, whose product MQLKTLIARPSHTPLFQNPTQRPLSLFPRFHPPFFPSNLSLSSTLKSRRNRITTACINPSEELIDNDPKISGESDGDIVSVSEKLLGVVEGGESGSEEGQSIWNQMVEIVKFSGPATGLWICGPLMSLIDTVVIGQGSSIELAALGPATVLCDNLSYVFMFLSIATSNMVATSLARKDKNEVQHHISNLLFIGLTCGCLMLLFTKFFGSWALTAFTGPKNAHVVPAANTYVQIRGLAWPAILIGWVAQSASLGMKDSWGPLKALAVASVVNGIGDIVLCSFLGYGIAGAAWATMASQVIAGYMMIETLNKKGYNAFAISVPSTHELLTVFGLAAPVFVTMMSKVAFFSLLTYFATSVGTHTMAAHQVMVQTFLTCTVWGEPLSQTAQSFMPELIYGARRNLEKAQMLLKSLVIIGAILGLLLGIVGTCVPWLFPKIYTHDQNVIQEAGRDLKFISLSMSGCFSICALLLLLVNSRGYGLPGCWFGLVAFQWARFFLSLRRLLSPNGILDSDDSSQYNLEKLRAT is encoded by the exons atgcaattgaaAACCCTAATAGCTCGCCCTTCTCACACCCCTCTCTTCCAAAACCCCACTCAAAGACCACTCTCTCTTTTCCCTCGCTTTCACCCCCCTTTTTTCCCTTCAAATTTGTCACTCTCTTCGACGCTGAAAAGTCGTCGAAATCGGATAACGACCGCTTGCATTAACCCTAGCGAAGAACTCATCGATAATGACCCCAAAATCTCTGGCGAAAGCGATGGCGATATCGTTTCGGTTTCGGAAAAGCTGTTGGGGGTTGTGGAGGGAGGGGAATCGGGGAGTGAAGAGGGACAGAGTATTTGGAACCAGATGGTGGAGATTGTGAAATTCAGTGGACCAGCCACGGGGCTCTGGATTTGCGGTCCCTTGATGAGTCTGATTGACACCGTGGTGATCGGCCAGGGTAGCTCTATTGAGCTCGCTGCTTTAG GCCCGGCAACGGTTTTATGCGATAATTTAAGTTATGTTTTCATGTTCCTTTCGATTGCTACTTCGAATATGGTTGCTACTTCCCTTGCCAGAAAG GATAAAAATGAAGTGCAGCATCACATATCTAACTTGCTCTTTATTGGGTTGACTTGTGGCTGCTTGATGCTTTTGTTTACGAAGTTCTTTGGTTCATGGGCACTGACTG CTTTTACTGGACCAAAGAACGCACATGTTGTACCTGCAGCAAACACATATGTTCAG ATTCGAGGCTTAGCATGGCCTGCAATTCTCATTGGATGGGTTGCTCAAAGTGCAAG TCTCGGCATGAAAGATTCCTGGGGACCTTTAAAGGCTTTGGCGGTTGCCAGTGTTGTAAACGGCATTGGTGATATAGTCCTGTGCAGCTTCTTAGGCTATGGTATTGCTGGTGCAGCATGGGCTACAATGGCTTCTCAG GTTATTGCAGGTTATATGATGATTGAAACTCTGAACAAGAAAGGATACAATGCTTTTGCTATCTCTGTTCCATCAACTCATGAACTTTTAACAGTATTTGGGCTTGCTGCTCCAGTGTTTGTAACAATGATGTCAAAG GTGGCTTTCTTTTCCCTCCTTACATATTTTGCAACATCTGTGGGCACACACACCATGGCCGCTCATCAG GTCATGGTTCAAACGTTCTTGACGTGTACAGTATGGGGTGAACCTCTATCTCAGACTGCACAATCATTTATGCCAGAGTTAATATATGGAGCCCGTCGAAATTTAGAAAAG GCTCAAATGCTGCTAAAGTCACTTGTCATCATTGGAGCAATACTTGGGTTGCTATTAGGGATTGTTGGAACATGTGTTCCTTGGTTGTTTCCCAAAATCTATACACATGATCAGAATGTCATACAGGAG GCTGGACGAGATCTTAAATTTATTAGCTTATCAATGAGCGGATGCTTTTCTATTTGTGCACTACTCCTACTG CTTGTAAACAGTAGAGGATATGGTTTGCCTGGCTGCTGGTTCGGACTTGTAGCATTTCAATGG gcTCGATTTTTCCTATCTCTTCGGCGCCTTCTTTCTCCGAATGGCATTCTTGACTCTGATGATTCGAGTCAGTATAATTTGGAAAAGCTGAGAGCTACCTAG
- the LOC132177990 gene encoding protein DETOXIFICATION 46, chloroplastic-like isoform X2 — protein sequence MQLKTLIARPSHTPLFQNPTQRPLSLFPRFHPPFFPSNLSLSSTLKSRRNRITTACINPSEELIDNDPKISGESDGDIVSVSEKLLGVVEGGESGSEEGQSIWNQMVEIVKFSGPATGLWICGPLMSLIDTVVIGQGSSIELAALGPATVLCDNLSYVFMFLSIATSNMVATSLARKDKNEVQHHISNLLFIGLTCGCLMLLFTKFFGSWALTAFTGPKNAHVVPAANTYVQIRGLAWPAILIGWVAQSASLGMKDSWGPLKALAVASVVNGIGDIVLCSFLGYGIAGAAWATMASQVIAGYMMIETLNKKGYNAFAISVPSTHELLTVFGLAAPVFVTMMSKVAFFSLLTYFATSVGTHTMAAHQVMVQTFLTCTVWGEPLSQTAQSFMPELIYGARRNLEKAQMLLKSLVIIGAILGLLLGIVGTCVPWLFPKIYTHDQNVIQEMHTVLIPFFLALAITPPTLSLEGTLLAGRDLKFISLSMSGCFSICALLLLLVNSRGYGLPGCWFGLVAFQWARFFLSLRRLLSPNGILDSDDSSQYNLEKLRAT from the exons atgcaattgaaAACCCTAATAGCTCGCCCTTCTCACACCCCTCTCTTCCAAAACCCCACTCAAAGACCACTCTCTCTTTTCCCTCGCTTTCACCCCCCTTTTTTCCCTTCAAATTTGTCACTCTCTTCGACGCTGAAAAGTCGTCGAAATCGGATAACGACCGCTTGCATTAACCCTAGCGAAGAACTCATCGATAATGACCCCAAAATCTCTGGCGAAAGCGATGGCGATATCGTTTCGGTTTCGGAAAAGCTGTTGGGGGTTGTGGAGGGAGGGGAATCGGGGAGTGAAGAGGGACAGAGTATTTGGAACCAGATGGTGGAGATTGTGAAATTCAGTGGACCAGCCACGGGGCTCTGGATTTGCGGTCCCTTGATGAGTCTGATTGACACCGTGGTGATCGGCCAGGGTAGCTCTATTGAGCTCGCTGCTTTAG GCCCGGCAACGGTTTTATGCGATAATTTAAGTTATGTTTTCATGTTCCTTTCGATTGCTACTTCGAATATGGTTGCTACTTCCCTTGCCAGAAAG GATAAAAATGAAGTGCAGCATCACATATCTAACTTGCTCTTTATTGGGTTGACTTGTGGCTGCTTGATGCTTTTGTTTACGAAGTTCTTTGGTTCATGGGCACTGACTG CTTTTACTGGACCAAAGAACGCACATGTTGTACCTGCAGCAAACACATATGTTCAG ATTCGAGGCTTAGCATGGCCTGCAATTCTCATTGGATGGGTTGCTCAAAGTGCAAG TCTCGGCATGAAAGATTCCTGGGGACCTTTAAAGGCTTTGGCGGTTGCCAGTGTTGTAAACGGCATTGGTGATATAGTCCTGTGCAGCTTCTTAGGCTATGGTATTGCTGGTGCAGCATGGGCTACAATGGCTTCTCAG GTTATTGCAGGTTATATGATGATTGAAACTCTGAACAAGAAAGGATACAATGCTTTTGCTATCTCTGTTCCATCAACTCATGAACTTTTAACAGTATTTGGGCTTGCTGCTCCAGTGTTTGTAACAATGATGTCAAAG GTGGCTTTCTTTTCCCTCCTTACATATTTTGCAACATCTGTGGGCACACACACCATGGCCGCTCATCAG GTCATGGTTCAAACGTTCTTGACGTGTACAGTATGGGGTGAACCTCTATCTCAGACTGCACAATCATTTATGCCAGAGTTAATATATGGAGCCCGTCGAAATTTAGAAAAG GCTCAAATGCTGCTAAAGTCACTTGTCATCATTGGAGCAATACTTGGGTTGCTATTAGGGATTGTTGGAACATGTGTTCCTTGGTTGTTTCCCAAAATCTATACACATGATCAGAATGTCATACAGGAG ATGCACACGGTTCTCATCCCATTCTTTCTTGCATTAGCTATCACACCCCCAACTCTCAGCCTTGAGGGAACATTGCTG GCTGGACGAGATCTTAAATTTATTAGCTTATCAATGAGCGGATGCTTTTCTATTTGTGCACTACTCCTACTG CTTGTAAACAGTAGAGGATATGGTTTGCCTGGCTGCTGGTTCGGACTTGTAGCATTTCAATGG gcTCGATTTTTCCTATCTCTTCGGCGCCTTCTTTCTCCGAATGGCATTCTTGACTCTGATGATTCGAGTCAGTATAATTTGGAAAAGCTGAGAGCTACCTAG
- the LOC132177990 gene encoding protein DETOXIFICATION 46, chloroplastic-like isoform X3 — translation MQLKTLIARPSHTPLFQNPTQRPLSLFPRFHPPFFPSNLSLSSTLKSRRNRITTACINPSEELIDNDPKISGESDGDIVSVSEKLLGVVEGGESGSEEGQSIWNQMVEIVKFSGPATGLWICGPLMSLIDTVVIGQGSSIELAALGPATVLCDNLSYVFMFLSIATSNMVATSLARKDKNEVQHHISNLLFIGLTCGCLMLLFTKFFGSWALTAFTGPKNAHVVPAANTYVQIRGLAWPAILIGWVAQSASLGMKDSWGPLKALAVASVVNGIGDIVLCSFLGYGIAGAAWATMASQVIAGYMMLETLNKKGYNAFAISVPSPHELLTVFGLAAPVFVTMMSKVAFFSLLTYFATSVGTHTMAAHQVMVQTFLTCTVWGEPLSQTAQSFMPELIYGARRNLEKAQMLLKSLVIIGAILGLLLGIVGTCVPWLFPKIYTHDQNVIQEAGRDLKFISLSMSGCFSFCALLLLLVNSRGYGLPGCWFGLVAFQWARFFLSLRRLLSPNGILDSDDSSQYNLEKLKAT, via the exons atgcaattgaaAACCCTAATAGCTCGCCCTTCTCACACCCCTCTCTTCCAAAACCCCACTCAAAGACCACTCTCTCTTTTCCCTCGCTTTCACCCCCCTTTTTTCCCTTCAAATTTGTCACTCTCTTCGACGCTGAAAAGTCGTCGAAATCGGATAACGACCGCTTGCATTAACCCTAGCGAAGAACTCATCGATAATGACCCCAAAATCTCTGGCGAAAGCGATGGCGATATCGTTTCGGTTTCGGAAAAGCTGTTGGGGGTTGTGGAGGGAGGGGAATCGGGGAGTGAAGAGGGACAGAGTATTTGGAACCAGATGGTGGAGATTGTGAAATTCAGTGGACCAGCCACGGGGCTCTGGATTTGCGGTCCCTTGATGAGTCTGATTGACACCGTGGTGATCGGCCAGGGTAGCTCTATTGAGCTCGCTGCTTTAG GCCCGGCAACGGTTTTATGCGATAATTTAAGTTATGTTTTCATGTTCCTTTCGATTGCTACTTCGAATATGGTTGCTACTTCCCTTGCCAGAAAG GATAAAAATGAAGTGCAGCATCACATATCTAACTTGCTCTTTATTGGGTTGACTTGTGGCTGCTTGATGCTTTTGTTTACGAAGTTCTTTGGTTCATGGGCACTGACTG CTTTTACTGGACCAAAGAACGCACATGTTGTACCTGCAGCAAACACATATGTTCAG ATTCGAGGCTTAGCATGGCCTGCAATTCTCATTGGATGGGTTGCTCAAAGTGCAAG TCTTGGCATGAAAGATTCCTGGGGACCTTTAAAGGCTTTGGCGGTTGCTAGTGTTGTAAATGGCATTGGTGATATAGTCCTGTGCAGCTTCTTAGGCTATGGTATTGCTGGTGCAGCATGGGCTACAATGGCTTCTCAG GTTATTGCAGGTTATATGATGCTTGAAACTCTGAACAAGAAAGGATACAACGCTTTTGCTATCTCTGTTCCATCACCTCATGAACTTCTAACAGTATTTGGGCTTGCTGCTCCAGTGTTTGTAACAATGATGTCAAAG GTGGCTTTCTTTTCCCTCCTTACATATTTTGCCACATCTGTGGGCACACACACCATGGCCGCTCATCAG GTCATGGTTCAAACGTTCTTGACGTGTACAGTATGGGGTGAACCTCTATCTCAGACTGCACAATCATTTATGCCAGAGTTAATATATGGAGCCCGTCGAAATTTAGAAAAG GCTCAAATGCTGCTAAAGTCACTTGTCATCATTGGAGCAATACTTGGGTTGCTATTAGGGATTGTTGGAACATGTGTTCCTTGGTTGTTTCCCAAAATCTATACACATGATCAGAATGTCATACAGGAG GCTGGACGAGATCTTAAATTTATTAGCTTATCAATGAGCGgatgcttttctttttgtgcaCTACTCCTACTG CTTGTAAACAGTAGAGGATATGGTTTGCCTGGCTGCTGGTTCGGACTTGTAGCATTTCAATGG gcTCGATTTTTCCTATCTCTTCGGCGCCTTCTTTCTCCGAATGGCATTCTTGACTCTGATGATTCGAGTCAGTATAATTTGGAAAAGCTGAAAGCTACCTAG